The Streptomyces halobius genomic interval CGGCTCTCGCTCTCACTGCCCCAGTGGCCCTACTTCACCCTGTCGAAAACAAGTGCGCAGTGTTGTGTGCGATGTACGGGATGAGGCTGCGGTGCGCGACCGCCTCGCGGAGATCGCCAAGGACGAAAACGGGCTGGATATCGTCATCGCCAACGCCGGCATCATCCAGGTCGGCCCGGCCGAGGCACTCGGCCCCGATGGGTTCCGCGACGCGATGGATTCCATCTTCAATGGTGCCCTCAACACCGCGCTGGCTGCCCTCCCCCACCTTCGGCGCAGCCCGGCCGGCGGAAGGCTCGCCCTCATCGGATCTGTCGGAGGGCTGCTGGCGGTGCCTCATCTGCTGCCCTACTCCTGCGCGAAGTCGGCGGTGGCTGCGCTGGCCGAAGGGCTGTATGCGGAGGAGGCACCGCACGGGGTCACCGTGACCGGAGTCCACCCCGGCCTGATGCGCACGGGGTCGCATGTCCATGCCCTCTTCGGTGGGGACCGGCGCCGGGAGTACGCCTGGTTCTCGGCTCTGGCTGGGGCTCCTGTCCTGTCCATGAATGCCGTGCGGGCAGCGGACTGCATCGTGTCCGCGCTGCAGCGGCGGCGTCCACGCATCGTCCTGACGCCGATGGCCAAGCTCGGCGCCACGGCGCATGGGGTGGCCCCGGTGACCATGACCCGGCTGCTGTCGGCAGTGGCCCGCGTACTGCCCCGCAGCGGAGGCCGCGGCACGGTCGACGGCGGGACGGTTGTCGCTCAGGACCAACCGCCGGCCCAGCGGCTCCGCGGTGTGCTCGGTGTCCTCAACGAACGGGCAGCCGATTACTTCAACCAGCGCTGACGGCGATGAGGACCTTAGACCGAGCCGTTGCTGTCCAAAGCCGGCGCCGCAACAGGAGCCGGGACGTCCGCGGGTGCCCCATCGATAGGACCGTGCGGAATCCGCCCATACCACTTCCCGCAACCCCACCCGCCGGTCCCACAGGCGGCCAAGCCCACCTCCGCGATCCCGACGGCGGGCGCCTTCTTGCTCCGCTTGCCCCAGCGCCTCCTCGTCCCCACACGGCGCGCGTTCGCGCTGTGCCGCGGATGTGTCCGGCTTTGAGGAGCGTCGCCTGCTCTCTCTAGGCGGGGGTCATCCGGATCGTTCCGGCTTAGCCCTTGCCTGGTGGGTCTTTGTCCTCTCAAGTGGTTCTTTCGTCGGATTGCCGCAACGCTGGAACCGGGAGCCGTGGCAGGAGGTGACGTATGAACGCCTGTACCGCCACTCTCGTCCGGCGGCGTCCGCTGGTGACACTCCCCGGCGTCTACACGCCCCAGGACGACACCCGGCTTCTGTTGCACGCGCTGTACCGGGAAGGCGTCGGCCCCGGTACCGAGCTGCTGGATCTGGGCACGGGCAGCGGGGCCCTCGCCCTGGGTGCCGCACGCTGCGGGGCCCACGTCACGGCCGTGGACATCGCATGGCGGGCGGTATTCACTACCTGGATCAACGCCCGGCTCGCCCGGTTGCCCCTCACGGTCCGCCGCAGCGATCTGGCCACGGCCGTCCGCGGCCGCACCTTCGACCTGTTCGTCAGCAATCCGCCCTACGTGCCCGCGCCCGGCGTCAGCCTGCCCCGGGGAGCGGCGCGGGCGTGGGACGCCGGATGCGACGGGCGGCTCCTGATCGACCGCATATGCGACCTGGCACCGGCGGCGCTGCGACCCGGCGGGGTGCTACTGATGGTCCACTCCGGACTGTGCGGAGCCAGCGACACCCTGTCGCGGCTGGGCCGAGCCGGATTGCGGGCCGAGATCAGTGACCGTACACGCATTCCTTTCGGCCCGGTCCTGCGCTCCCGTCTGTCGTGGTTGCGCAGCACCGGCCTGCCCCACGGGGCCGGAGGCGGGGCCGGACAACTTGTGGAACTCACAGAGGAACTGGTGATCATCCGTGCCGAACGTCCCAGAGCATCCGCGCCGTACTGAGCGCCCACGCCGTATCACGATCGTGTGGGACGGTCCGCTTCTGGTGGAAGGCCCGGTGGAAGTGGTCGGTGACGACGGTTCCGTAGCCGTCTCCGAACGATTCGTCGTTGCCCTCTGCACTTGCCGGCGCAGTCATTGCTACCCCTGGTGCGACACCAGCCACCGGCGGCGCGCCCGTCCCGCTCCTCAAGGCAACGCGCCATGAAGTCAGCAGGCGCCAAGGCTCCCGGGGTGCCTGCTCCACCGGACGGCT includes:
- a CDS encoding SDR family NAD(P)-dependent oxidoreductase — translated: MEQRGSRSHCPSGPTSPCRKQVRSVVCDVRDEAAVRDRLAEIAKDENGLDIVIANAGIIQVGPAEALGPDGFRDAMDSIFNGALNTALAALPHLRRSPAGGRLALIGSVGGLLAVPHLLPYSCAKSAVAALAEGLYAEEAPHGVTVTGVHPGLMRTGSHVHALFGGDRRREYAWFSALAGAPVLSMNAVRAADCIVSALQRRRPRIVLTPMAKLGATAHGVAPVTMTRLLSAVARVLPRSGGRGTVDGGTVVAQDQPPAQRLRGVLGVLNERAADYFNQR
- a CDS encoding HemK2/MTQ2 family protein methyltransferase, encoding MNACTATLVRRRPLVTLPGVYTPQDDTRLLLHALYREGVGPGTELLDLGTGSGALALGAARCGAHVTAVDIAWRAVFTTWINARLARLPLTVRRSDLATAVRGRTFDLFVSNPPYVPAPGVSLPRGAARAWDAGCDGRLLIDRICDLAPAALRPGGVLLMVHSGLCGASDTLSRLGRAGLRAEISDRTRIPFGPVLRSRLSWLRSTGLPHGAGGGAGQLVELTEELVIIRAERPRASAPY
- a CDS encoding CDGSH iron-sulfur domain-containing protein; this encodes MVGDDGSVAVSERFVVALCTCRRSHCYPWCDTSHRRRARPAPQGNAP